In Lotus japonicus ecotype B-129 chromosome 5, LjGifu_v1.2, one genomic interval encodes:
- the LOC130716855 gene encoding uncharacterized protein LOC130716855: protein MPVVGMRRSTRVFGVVMKGPDSARVLRSGRRLWPEQSKAKRPDEGDHLSKSAKNDVVSEIKIKREVERQGKRGRDSRFGIVYTRKRRRVRVAAAPGLAVFVRPCAGKSGFFSSVLVSVLRYIARLKVTLKDLSAFFLSEPVHGAFASRGVQFLQGPPTANIGICQFFGITHFMPIFCVDFTAVPLYFESLHSGMLLKSLFRSFVLVSNPINVHSDYGDVEVEVDFPEHESKLQISCDDFKREPSDSGTVTPDVEINESSSLHSSVRGTSVAGRNGLYRNIIHSRSIQKRRSSLRKRKTRYSLAVSLKRCNGALASDLLGGMESNSKRRSLRNVSTAVNLRHASSARLDSAEEQGSSSLCSANILIMESDQCYRVEGAIITLEMSASSREWILVVKKDGLTRCSFKAEKVMQPCSSNRLTHVIAFPLDNRWKLEFVNRKDWAVFKHLYKECSDRNIAAPVSKCIPVPGVREVSSYAEENSVLFHRPDTYISVYGDELTRAMTRRTANYDMDSEDGEWLSSKFNNEFQEHVSEDNFELIIDALEKVYYCNPDDCFDKQTAVNACLGYGSKEVVEAVYTYWMGKRKQQRRSLLVKVFQGHQSKRTPLIPKPLLRKKRSFKRQPSQLGRSNPPSVLQAIAAEHDSLEEAAVRRMEEAKASVNKSMEIAIEKRKRAQALAENADLATYKATMLIRIAEAAVASEADAVAGYFLD, encoded by the exons ATGCCGGTGGTGGGGATGAGGCGCTCGACGAGGGTGTTTGGGGTGGTTATGAAGGGACCCGACTCGGCTCGGGTTCTCCGCTCCGGCCGCCGGTTGTGGCCAGAACAATCCAAGGCTAAGAGACCTGACGAAGGGGACCATTTGTCCAAGTCCGCcaaaaacgacgtcgtttcaGAGATCAAGATCAAGCGGGAGGTAGAGAGGCAGGGGAAAAGGGGTCGTGATTCCAGGTTTGGTATTGTGTATACTCGAAAGCGGAGGAGGGTTAGGGTTGCTGCCGCTCCCGGGCTTGCGGTATTCGTGAGACCCTGTGCTGGAAAGAGTGGCTTCTTTTCGAGTGTGTTGGTTTCGGTGTTGAGGTACATTGCAAGGTTAAAAGTCACACTAAAGGACCTCTCCGCCTTTTTCCTGTCTGAACCAGTTCATGGCGCTTTTGCGTCGCGGGGTGTACAGTTTTTGCAG GGTCCTCCTACTGCCAACATTGGAATATGCCAGTTCTTTGGAATCACACATTTCATGCCAATTTTCTGTGTGGACTTTACGGCTGTTCCTCTTTATTTTGAGTCTCTTCATTCTGGGATGCTTTTAAAATCTCTGTTTAGGTCATTTGTTTTGGTCAGTAATCCGATAAACGTACATAGTGATTATGGAGATGTTGAGGTGGAAGTTGATTTCCCAGAACATGAGAGCAAGCTGCAGATTTCATGCGATGACTTCAAGAGAGAACCTTCTGATAGTGGTACTGTCACACCTGATGTTGAAATCAATGAAAGTTCTTCCTTGCATTCCTCCGTCAGGGGTACCAGTGTAGCTGGACGAAATGGGCTATATAGAAACATTATACACTCGAGAAGCATTCAGAAGAGGAGAAGTTCACTCAGGAAAAGGAAAACACGTTACTCTTTAGCAGTGAGTTTAAAGAGATGTAATGGCGCATTAGCTTCTGATTTATTGGGAGGTATGGAAAGCAATAGCAAGAGGAGAAGTTTGCGTAATGTTAGCACAGCTGTGAACTTGAGACATGCAAGTTCTGCTAGATTGGATTCCGCAGAAGAACAAGGTTCATCATCACTCTGTTCTGCAAACATTTTGATCATGGAGTCAGACCAATGTTACAGGGTAGAGGGAGCGATTATCACTTTAGAGATGTCTGCTTCTTCAAGAGAATGGATTCTCGTGGTGAAGAAAGATGGGTTGACAAGATGCTCTTTCAAAGCAGAAAAGGTGATGCAACCCTGCTCTTCCAATCGACTCACCCATGTGATAGCGTTTCCATTGGACAATAGGTGGAAGCTGGAGTTTGTGAATCGAAAGGACTGGGCTGTCTTTAAACACCTATATAAGGAGTGTTCTGATCGAAATATCGCTGCTCCTGTTTCTAAATGTATTCCGGTGCCAGGTGTGCGAGAGGTGTCTTCCTATGCAGAAGAAAACAGTGTTCTCTTTCATAGACCAGATACTTATATATCTGTCTATGGTGATGAGTTAACTAGAGCAATGACAAGGAGAACTGCAAATTATGACATGGATTCTGAAGATGGGGAATGGCTTAGTAGCAAGTTCAATAATGAATTTCAAGAACATGTTTCAGAGGATAATTTTGAGTTGATTATTGATGCATTGGAGAAGGTTTATTATTGTAATCCAGATGATTGCTTTGATAAACAAACTGCTGTTAATGCTTGTCTAGGTTATGGTAGCAAGGAAGTTGTAGAAGCTGTATATACCTATTGGATGGGCAAACGGAAGCAGCAAAGGCGTTCTTTGCTGGTTAAGGTTTTCCAG GGCCATCAATCAAAAAGAACTCCACTTATCCCTAAGCCTTTGCTGCGAAAGAAGAGGTCCTTCAAGAGACAGCCAAGTCAGTTGGGTAGAAGTAATCCACCAAGTGTGTTGCAAG CTATTGCAGCTGAACATGATTCCTTGGAAGAGGCTGCAGTGAGGAGGATGGAAGAAGCTAAAGCCTCTGTAAACAAATCCATGGAAATAGCTATAGAAAAACGCAAGAGGGCTCAGGCTCTTGCTGAAAATGCAGATTTGGCAACCTACAAGGCTACAATGTTAATTAGAATAGCCGAAGCAGCTGTCGCATCAGAAGCAGACGCGGTTGCAGGATACTTCCTTGACTGA
- the LOC130719428 gene encoding telomere repeat-binding protein 4-like, giving the protein MRNIRTYWVPETPVLDLWIIGTLLDPSLLTNLGNLVENKHESTSYPTDTTVDNYAQRRTRRPFTVVPVSQKTKRADYAQDQTKRPFTVYEVEALVHAVEELGTGRRWCDAKLRSFENADHRTNVDLMERSIFRSIMIVMACRCNHG; this is encoded by the exons ATGCGAAACATCCGAACCTATTGG GTCCCCGAAACCCCTGTCCTAGATTTATGGATTATTGGTACCTTACTTGACCCATCCTTGCTGACAAATCTGGGCAACCTAGTTGAAAATAAGCATGAGTCCACTTCTTACCCCACCGACACAACAGTTGACAATTATGCACAACGCCGAACTAGGAGGCCATTTACTGTGGTTCCTGTAAGTCAGAAGACCAAGCGCGCCGATTATGCACAAGATCAGACCAAGAGGCCATTTACTGTGTATGAGGTAGAAGCACTTGTTCACGCAGTTGAAGAACTTGGAACTGGAAG GAGGTGGTGTGATGCTAAGTTGCGATCTTTTGAGAATGCGGACCACAGGACTAATGTAGACTTAATG GAACGTTCGATTTTCCGGTCGATCATGATAGTGATGGCATGCAGATGCAACCATGGGTAG